A single region of the Cucumis melo cultivar AY chromosome 3, USDA_Cmelo_AY_1.0, whole genome shotgun sequence genome encodes:
- the LOC103487769 gene encoding F-box protein At1g67340-like, producing MRTPAPTTITMNNNNKRNRFYPKSDFFDSLPDDLLISILSKLASSASSPSHFINALITCKRFNHLGRHSLVLSKASQRTLGISAKNWSESAHRFLKQCVDAGNVEACYILGMIRFYCLQNRGSGASLMAKAAISSHAPALYSLAVIQFNGSGGSKNDKDLRAGVALCARAAFLGHIDALRELGHCLQDGYGVCQNIMEGRRFLVQANARELAAVLSSPSSAASRSWVTCNPQAIHRTAVGSSSECPLLSDFGCNVPAPEAHPASRFMAEWFALRGGAPGPGLRLCSHVGCGRPETRRHEFRRCSVCGIVNYCSRACQALDWKLQHKAECAPLEIWPENDGDDGEVDGEGGILNENEDEDVVGES from the exons ATGAGAACCCCAGCCCCAACTACTATCACCatgaacaacaacaacaagagaAATCGCTTCTACCCTAAATCTGATTTCTTTGACTCTTTACCTGATGATCTTCTCATCTCTATTCTCTCTAAACTTGCTTCTTCTGCTTCCTCACCTTCCCATTTCATCAACGCTCTCATTAC ATGCAAGAGATTCAACCATTTAGGCCGTCATTCCCTTGTTTTGTCCAAAGCTTCTCAAAGAACTTTGGGAATTAGTGCTAAAAACTGGTCGGAATCCGCTCACCGGTTCCTCAAACAGTGCGTTGACGCCGGCAACGTTGAGGCTTGTTATATTCTCGGCATG attcGATTTTACTGTCTGCAAAACCGAGGGAGTGGAGCCTCTTTAATGGCGAAAGCGGCGATTAGCTCCCACGCGCCGGCGCTATACTCACTCGCCGTCATACAGTTCAACGGCAGCGGTGGCTCAAAGAACGATAAGGATTTAAGAGCGGGTGTGGCGCTTTGTGCCAGAGCTGCTTTTTTGGGTCATATCGACGCTTTAAGGGAGCTTGGACATTGTCTTCAAGATGGCTATGGGGTTTGTCAGAACATTATGGAGGGCCGTCGGTTTTTAGTTCAAGCCAACGCAAGGGAACTCGCCGCGGTGTTGTCGTCGCCCTCGTCGGCGGCTTCACGTTCTTGGGTCACGTGCAATCCACAAGCTATCCACCGCACGGCGGTGGGATCGTCTTCCGAGTGCCCGTTGTTGAGCGATTTTGGATGTAATGTTCCGGCGCCTGAAGCCCATCCGGCGAGTAGGTTTATGGCGGAGTGGTTTGCCTTACGCGGTGGCGCCCCGGGGCCAGGGCTGAGGCTGTGTTCACACGTAGGGTGTGGGCGGCCGGAGACACGGAGGCACGAGTTTCGTCGGTGTTCGGTTTGTGGGATTGTTAACTACTGCTCACGTGCTTGTCAGGCGCTTGATTGGAAGCTGCAACATAAAGCGGAATGTGCACCGTTGGAGATTTGGCCAGAAAATGACGGCGACGACGGTGAAGTCGACGGCGAGGGTGGAATTCTAAATGAGAATGAGGATGAGGATGTCGTTGGGGAAAGTTAA